One Synechocystis sp. LKSZ1 genomic window, CCCCCAATTGTTTGACGAAGGGGATAGCGAATCTGTAATAATCTAGGGGGGCCATGGACTCAGCGAGTTCTCAGCACCAGCCTTTAAGTCTCTCCTTCGATGCAAGTCCGGCTCTTCCCATCCCAGCGCAACCCAAGAGGTAGATTCATTTTGACGGCAAGGGTCGATAATGGTGTAGCAGGTGACGTTTTAAAAATAGAGGGAATTCCCATCGGTGATTCTTCCTCCGGTGTCGTACCTTTGATGCGGTTGGGGACTGTGCCCTGTTTATCAAACTTTTCTTTTATATCTAATATTCCTGGAGGTCTGTAACCCATGTCCGTTCGTCTCTACGTCGGTAATTTGCCCAAAGAAGCCATTGAGCGCGAAGCATTACAAGAAGTTTTTGCCGAAGCCAACGCCGTGGTTTCGACCAAGGTGATCAAGGATCGTAAAACGGGAAAATGCCGAGGCTTTGCCTTCGTGACAGTTTCCACTGACGAAGCCGCTGATGAATTTATCGAAAAGTATAACGGCCAATCCTTTATGGATAGCGAGCTAAAAATTGAAAAGGCCCTGCCCCGGGAAAAAGGCAAAAAAGAAGACGAGGAAGAGGGAGCAGAAGGCCCTAGCCTCGAAGCCAATAGCGATGAAACTGCCGCTCCCACCAGCAAGGCGAAGAAGTCAGATAAAAAGCGGGGGGGACGGACTCGGAATCAAGGCCAAGCTAACGTGGTGTCTAGCGGTCTGGAAGGATTTCAGCCCGATCCTCGCTGGGCTAGCCAACTGGCCCTCCTCAAGGAGCAACTCGCGGCCACTAATAACTAACAACCCAGGCAATATTCTGAAGTAACGTTGAGATCACAATGCCAGAAACAGCAATAGACCTAACTAAGCTTATGAAGGAAGCCGTGGGCCGAGCCGCTGCGGCCCGAGTGCAATCCAATTCCATTGTGGGGTTAGGGACAGGTTCCACTACCGCCTACGCCCTACAGTTCATTGGGGAACGGCTTCAAAATGGGGAACTCAGTAATGTGGTGGGGATTCCTACCTCCTTCCAAGCTGAGGTATTGGCCCGCAAGTATGGGATTCCCTTGACGACTTTAGATGTGGTAGACCGCATTGATATTGCCATTGATGGGGCCGATGAAGTAGATCCTCAAAAAAACTTAATTAAGGGGGGCGGAGCCGCCCACACCCGCGAAAAAATCGTCGATGCGCTTGCCGATGTCTTTCTCGTCGTCGTCGATAGCGGCAAGCTGGTAGAAAACTTGGGATCTACCTTTTTACTGCCTGTGGAGGTGATTCCCATGGCCCTGACTCCGGTGATGCGGGCCTTGGAAAAATTGGGGGGCCAACCCGAATTGCGTATGGGGGTCAAAAAAGCTGGCCCCGTGGTGACCGACCAAGGCAATTTAGTGATTGATGTTAAGTTCGACCGCATCGACAATCCAGCGGAACTCGAAAAAACGATTAACAACCTACCGGGAGTTCTAGAGAATGGCCTCTTTGTCGGGGTTGCTGATGTGGTTTTAGTCGGTGAAGTGATCGACGGCAAACCCTCGGTGCGGGAGTTTTAACCTCTGGCATGGGATGTCCCAGGGTTAGAAAAAGACGATAACTTTTGGCAAAGACGCTGGGCCAGGCCCCCAGACTTGAGCGGCTCAAGATATCCGTCGGTGTTGACCTTGACTCGGTCTCGACAATTGTAGCGCTGGGGGGCCTGGGGGATCCCATCCATCGTTACCACCACTCGATACTCCCAGGGATATTTGGCACTGCGTTTGACGGTCTCCAGGCAAAGGGTGTGGGGCCCTTCAATACGACAAAGGTTCACTTGGGCAAAGGCCGGTGCCATACTCCCGCCAAGCCACCCGAGGCCGCTATAGTAACCGGCCAGGAGCAGACAAGCCGAAAGATTGACGACGAATTTAGGAATTCTGACTAATCTGGGAATATATCCTAACCCACCAGGGAAACTGTTCACAGTCTTTCAACACTGCCGAAGAAAATCGGCTCTACCCGAATGGCCACGATGGCCGCTGGCCGAACTACCATGTACTCCCCTTGAATATTTTTGATCGGAACCGTGACAAATTCCTGGGAATCGTACTTAGGGACAACCTCTTTACTGTACCATTGTTGAAATTCTTGAATATTCAAAAAACGAACTTCCTCCCGATGGCCATTGGACAGGAAAAGATGGATTGCGTACTCGTCGGGTTTCTGAGGCATAGCTAATTTAGCAAATCATTCACTCAGAATTATCAACGATGGCGGCATCCCACGGAGCAAAACTTTGATGGATCTAACCATTGCGATCCAATTAGCAACAGCCCTAGCCTTGGGGATGATTATCGGTCTAGAACGGGGATGGTCTACCCGTACAGACCCAGACCAGCAGGGAAGTGGGGGAGTTCGGAGTTTTGGCTTAGTCGGCTTATTAGGCGCGATCACGGCCCTCTTGGCCAACCAATGGGGTTGGGGCATTCTCGGGCTAGCCTTCCTTGGCTTGGCCCTTTTGGCCACAACGGCCTACGCTTTGACTGCCCGTCATTCCCAGGATTACGGCACAACTACGGAACTGGCGTTATTAATCACCTTTGTTTTGGGCGCTTTAGTCGTCAGGAATTTGGCCCTGGAGGCCGTGGCGGCCGCCGTTGTTGTCACCTGGTTATTACGGGCCAAACAAAATATCCAAAAAACCCTCGTCTTTCTCCAGTCAGAGGAATTAATCGCCACCTTGCAGGTGCTCCTGATTGCCACGGTGGCCCTGCCCCTCTTGCCGAACCGTGACCTGGGGCCTTGGCAAGCCATCAATCCCAGGGCTGTAGGCTGGCTGGTTTTACTGATTATGGGCATTTCCTACGGAGGCTATTTTGCCCTGCGACTCTGGCGCAATCAAGTGGGCCTGTTGCTAGCCGGTTTACTGGGAGGCCTGGCTTCCTCCACGGCTACCACCCTGGCCCTGGCACGACTGGCGCGACAAAACTGTGACCAGATTCCTAGCTTAGCGGCGGGTATTGTCTTGGCCACCGGAACCATGGCCCCCCGCTTGTTTTTGGAGATTACATTCCTTCAGCCGGCCTTGGCCCAATCCCTACTGCTCCCCCTGGCCGCTCTGGTGATTGTCCCCTTGATCGGTGGCCTGGGAATTCTCTATCGCTATCCCTCCCCCGCAACGCCATCCCCTTGGCCCGTCACCAACCCGGTCGATCTACTCAGTGCTAGCCAGTATGCTGGTTTGTTGGTGGTTCTTTCTATCCTCATTCAGGGAGTCCGTTCAGCCCTCGGAACAGCGGGTGTCTATGGCCTGGCGGCTCTTTCCGGCCTAGCTGATGTAGATACGGTAAGCATTGCCCTAGCGCGTTCCGTTAATCAGGATTTGGCCCTACAGACCGCCCAGCAGGCCATTTTCTTAGCGGTGGTGATGAACACTTTGATCAAAATTGCGCTGGCTTGGTTGATTGGCGGCCGGCAATTGGCCCAATGGTGCGGGGCCGTCCTACTGATGAGTCTGGGGGTGAGTGCCCTGGGTATTGCATATATAGGCAGATGAATAGAGGAAATCAAAATGCAATACCCCGAGTGTCAATCTACCGATGACGCTATTAGCGTTTATTTTCTGGGCTTTGTTGTCGATCCAGAGAGCTAGGATGGTAGGTAGGGCCAGAAGCGACTAGTTCAGTGGAGGATCTATGCCGAGAAAATTGCGTGGATTATGGTTCAGCATCATCCTCATCATGGCTACTGTCTGTATCTTACTAACGGCTAATCTTCAGGGTTTGGTACTGGCCCAAGTCTCCCCTTCTCCCGTTGCATCTCCTCCGACGTTGTCGGCAATTGTTCTCGATGGGCAACCGCTCATAACCATTCAAGGGCCTCTCGGTAGTTTAGATGCAGTAAAAAGAGCCGAACGAGGGAGTCGATATTTACAGGAATTTGCTGATGATCAGTCTCTCTCCCTGGATTCCCTTGAAATTTACACCGGGGATAATGACGGAATTCCCCTCAGTAGCATCAGTGCTGGTAGTATCAACATCTTAACCATTTCTAATCGTGATGCCGAAAAAGCGGGTCAGTCGCGGAGGGCCCTGGCCACGGCCTACGCCCAGAAGCTCCGGCAAGCGGTGGAGCGTTATCGACAGGAGCGGAATGTTCGCTATCTTCTGCAAGCAGCGGTCTGGAGCCTCCTAGCAACAGTTCTTCTAATACTGTTTTTATTGATCATCAATCATTTTTTTGCTGGGCTTTATCGGCGTTTCCAGGTCTGGGAACAGTCTTATATTCACCCTGTTCGTTTGGGCAACTGGGA contains:
- a CDS encoding RNA-binding protein; the protein is MSVRLYVGNLPKEAIEREALQEVFAEANAVVSTKVIKDRKTGKCRGFAFVTVSTDEAADEFIEKYNGQSFMDSELKIEKALPREKGKKEDEEEGAEGPSLEANSDETAAPTSKAKKSDKKRGGRTRNQGQANVVSSGLEGFQPDPRWASQLALLKEQLAATNN
- the rpiA gene encoding ribose-5-phosphate isomerase RpiA; translated protein: MPETAIDLTKLMKEAVGRAAAARVQSNSIVGLGTGSTTAYALQFIGERLQNGELSNVVGIPTSFQAEVLARKYGIPLTTLDVVDRIDIAIDGADEVDPQKNLIKGGGAAHTREKIVDALADVFLVVVDSGKLVENLGSTFLLPVEVIPMALTPVMRALEKLGGQPELRMGVKKAGPVVTDQGNLVIDVKFDRIDNPAELEKTINNLPGVLENGLFVGVADVVLVGEVIDGKPSVREF
- a CDS encoding MgtC/SapB family protein, with protein sequence MDLTIAIQLATALALGMIIGLERGWSTRTDPDQQGSGGVRSFGLVGLLGAITALLANQWGWGILGLAFLGLALLATTAYALTARHSQDYGTTTELALLITFVLGALVVRNLALEAVAAAVVVTWLLRAKQNIQKTLVFLQSEELIATLQVLLIATVALPLLPNRDLGPWQAINPRAVGWLVLLIMGISYGGYFALRLWRNQVGLLLAGLLGGLASSTATTLALARLARQNCDQIPSLAAGIVLATGTMAPRLFLEITFLQPALAQSLLLPLAALVIVPLIGGLGILYRYPSPATPSPWPVTNPVDLLSASQYAGLLVVLSILIQGVRSALGTAGVYGLAALSGLADVDTVSIALARSVNQDLALQTAQQAIFLAVVMNTLIKIALAWLIGGRQLAQWCGAVLLMSLGVSALGIAYIGR